A stretch of the Rhinoderma darwinii isolate aRhiDar2 chromosome 3, aRhiDar2.hap1, whole genome shotgun sequence genome encodes the following:
- the LOC142748308 gene encoding endonuclease domain-containing 1 protein-like, translating to MKLFLGISLFFVIETHARVSDNFDNCLNFFYKNQIPSGFQGIAKSDLFDRNNFPDGIKLEELASPAYICQTFENIPRFASLYDRGRRMPLYSAYMMGMKPIESEKECSRCHFFKLEPQLAYREVTENMLPVLDAKQQLNNYNRGKKISEQKEQNRPSYLLSKSQAIDDDFKTTDYDRGHLSPCGHQTASADIYKATFTLTNVVPMVSELNKNIWSQYEVEMIEMSEKCPKMYVITGIVPGNVPIKEGGLPAPDYVWNAYCCVDNNGKPIMSGAALAENIKKGTFQKNLKINDFQNMLKAYLDVSHNIELFEGGCSPP from the exons ATGAAGCTATTCCTGGGCATTTCATTGTTCTTTGTCATTGAAACCCATGCCAGGGTGTCTGATAATTTTGACAACtgcctgaattttttttataaaaaccaaATCCCCAGTGGCTTTCAAGGAATTGCTAAGTCTGATCTCTTTGATCGCAATAATTTTCCAGATGGGATAAAATTAGAAGAACTGGCTTCTCCAGCCTATATATGTCAAACCTTTGAAAATATACCTCGGTTTGCCTCCTTATATGACAGAGGAAGACGTATGCCACTATACTCAGCCTACATGATGGGCATGAAGCCCATAGAGTCTGAAAAAGAATGTTCACGATGTCATTTTTTCAAATTAGAGCCTCAG TTGGCTTATCGAGAAGTGACAGAAAACATGCTACCTGTATTGGATGCAAAACAGCAATTGAATAATTACAACAGGGGAAAGAAGATTTCAGAACAAAAGGAGCAAAACAGACCATCTTACCTCTTAAGTAAAAGTCAGGCTATTGATGATGACTTTAAAACAACAGATTATGACAGGGGGCACTTAAGTCCCTGTGGGCACCAAACAGCCAGTGCGGATATATATAAAGCAACTTTCACCCTGACCAATGTAGTGCCAATGGTATCAGagttaaataaaaacatttggaGTCAGTATGAAGTTGAGATGATCGAAATGTCAGAAAAATGTCCAAAGATGTATGTAATAACAGGGATTGTGCCAGGGAATGTACCAATTAAGGAAGGTGGATTACCCGCTCCGGATTATGTGTGGAACGCTTACTGCTGTGTAGATAACAATGGTAAACCCATAATGTCTGGAGCTGCACTcgctgaaaatataaaaaagggtacatttcaaaaaaatctaaaaataaatgattttcaaAACATGCTGAaagcttatctggatgtttcccataatATTGAGTTATTTGAAGGTGGTTGTAGCCCCCCGTAA
- the LOC142750519 gene encoding olfactory receptor 1-like encodes MKLMENQTFIGDFELVAFSNSTKNHHVFFSLFFLIYLIGLLGNIIIIICVIIDVHLQTPMYIFLSNLSAVDMIFTSTTLPKLMDVLLTGDHSISFVDCLTQMKFYLFAAGTEDMLLSFMAYDRYLAICKPLYYHAIMNKRNYILFLMGIWISAFINALFFTLNVYQINICYSNKIQLFFCEIKSFNRIACANIRLHLILYFEIIAFGIFPFLLSLTSYIKIISIVLNIPSINGRKKAFSTCTSHLTVLGTFYGAGMCMYLKPPSEQLEEQDLVFATLYTAVTPMLNPIIYSLRNEEVKSAIKKIIRLNPLRTGRNLALKTRAIS; translated from the coding sequence ATGAAATTGATGGAGAACCAAACATTTATTGGGGATTTCGAGCTTGTGGCCTTTTCCAATTCAACGAAGAACCATCATgtatttttttctctatttttcttaatatatttAATTGGATTACTGGGTAACATCATTATAATCATATGTGTGATCATTGACGTGCACCTACAAACGCCCATGTACATATTTCTAAGCAACTTGTCAGCTGTGGACATGATTTTCACTTCAACGACTCTACCAAAACTGATGGACGTTTTACTCACTGGGGACCACTCAATATCTTTTGTTGACTGCCTCACCCAAATGAAGTTTTACTTGTTTGCAGCCGGTACGGAGGACATGCTGTTGTCTTTTATGGCCTATGACCGATATTTGGCTATCTGTAAACCATTATATTATCATGCGATTATGAATAAGAGGAATTATATATTATTTCTAATGGGTATTTGGATTTCAGCCTTTATTAACGCCTTGTTTTTCACTCTAAACGTTTACCAGATAAATATATGCTATTCTAATAAAATACAACTTTTCTTCTGTGAGATTAAGTCATTCAACAGAATTGCTTGTGCTAATATCAGACTTCATCTCATCCTGTATTTTGAAATCATAGCCTTTGGGATTTTTCCATTTCTTCTTAGTTTAACATCATACATCAAAATAATATCTATTGTTCTCAATATTCCTTCCATAAACGGTCGAaagaaagccttctccacctgcaCCTCACACCTTACTGTCTTAGGTACGTTCTATGGGGCTGGTATGTGTATGTACCTCAAGCCCCCTTCAGAACAACTAGAAGAACAGGACTTAGTGTTCGCAACTCTGTATACAGCAGTGACCCCGATGTTGAATccaattatatatagtttaaGGAATGAAGAGGTAAAGTCGGCCATAAAGAAAATTAttaggcttaaccccttaaggacagggCGAAATTTGGCCTTGAAGACCAGAGCAATTTCTTGA